The proteins below come from a single Aegilops tauschii subsp. strangulata cultivar AL8/78 chromosome 6, Aet v6.0, whole genome shotgun sequence genomic window:
- the LOC109770923 gene encoding BTB/POZ and MATH domain-containing protein 1-like: MASSGAGGKSSRSAIVADTASGHHLLTIHGYSCTNVPTGQKISSQPFQLGGHRWRIDYYPNGITSAVADYVSLSLILAEDVKAAVNAKHSFCLAGEPEQRQVGRLRSAPVVTYSSRGCCFFNRYSTFIRREDLLKSKNLKNDSFTVRCDIVVVHGYRAEEAYVSVPPCDLRRDLGKLLETEKGTDVVFEVDGETVAAHWCVLAARSPVFAAELFGPMKEGKADEGGIVRVEDMNVEVFKALLCFAYTGSLPEMHKEEEDVTCQHLLVVADRFDMGRLKLICEEKLCGYIDVGTVATILTLAEQHHCEGLKKACFDFLAAPTNLRAALASDGLQHLSASSPSLMAELMTRSLQH; encoded by the coding sequence ATGGCGTCCTCCGGAGCCGGCGGGAAGTCCTCGAGGTCCGCCATCGTGGCCGACACGGCCAGCGGGCACCACCTCCTAACCATCCACGGCTACTCCTGCACCAACGTTCCCACCGGACAGAAGATCAGTTCCCAGCCCTTCCAACTCGGCGGCCACCGCTGGCGGATCGACTACTACCCCAACGGCATAACCTCGGCGGTCGCGGATTACGTCTCCCTCTCCCTAATCCTCGCTGAAGATGTCAAGGCGGCGGTGAACGCCAAGCACAGCTTCTGCCTAGCCGGGGAGCCGGAGCAAAGGCAAGTCGGGCGGCTAAGGTCCGCGCCGGTGGTCACATACTCGTCCAGGGGGTGTTGCTTCTTCAACCGCTACTCCACCTTCATCAGAAGGGAGGACCTGCTCAAGTCCAAGAACCTAAAGAACGACTCGTTCACCGTCCGGTGTGATATCGTCGTCGTCCATGGTTACCGCGCCGAGGAGGCTTACGTCTCTGTGCCCCCATGCGACCTGCGGAGGGACCTTGGCAAGCTCCTTGAGACCGAGAAAGGCACCGACGTGGTGTTCGAGGTTGATGGCGAGACCGTCGCGGCGCACTGGTGTGTGCTCGCGGCCCGCTCTCCGGTCTTCGCAGCTGAGCTCTTCGGACCAATGAAGGAGGGCAAGGCCGACGAAGGCGGCATCGTGCGTGTGGAAGACATGAATGTGGAGGTGTTCAAGGCGCTGCTCTGTTTCGCGTACACAGGATCGTTGCCTGAGATGCACAAGGAAGAGGAAGACGTCACCTGCCAGCATCTGCTCGTCGTGGCTGACAGGTTTGACATGGGGCGGCTGAAGCTGATATGTGAGGAGAAGCTGTGTGGGTACATCGACGTAGGCACGGTGGCAACTATCCTTACGCTGGCTGAGCAGCACCACTGTGAGGGGCTGAAGAAGGCGTGCTTCGATTTTCTTGCCGCTCCGACAAATCTGAGGGCCGCCTTGGCCAGTGACGGCTTACAACATCTGAGTGCGAGCAGCCCGTCTCTTATGGCTGAGCTCATGACCAGGTCCTTGCAGCATTAG